From the Peptococcaceae bacterium 1198_IL3148 genome, the window AGTGTCTAAAAAGTGATCAATTTTTGCTTGGGGTAAATTGGCCAATATCACTTTACCAACGCTGGTACAGTACAACGACGATTTTTTCCCCACTTGGGAATGCACGCTAACCGATTGGGTGCTTTCCAGTTTTTCTAAGATTACCACTTCATTCCCACTCAAGACACCAAAATGCACCGTTTCATTAAACTTATGCAAAATTTCTTCTAAAGTAGGGCGAATCAGTGTGTCTAAATTTAAGGTTGTTGAGAAAACTACTGGCCCTCTGATAATACTTTACCGATAGCGAATACTTGCCATTACTTTCATTCTGAGCGATAAACCCCTTATACTCAAGGGTAAGCAGGATTTTGTGCACCGTACTTTTAGTCAAGCCTAACTTCTTTGCGATCTCTGTAACTCCCAACTCAGTGTTATTTTCATCAAAGACTAACAGGATATCACAAGCTTTTTCCACCGAGCCAATCATATATTTTGGTTTTTCATTAGTACTATCCATCATAACATCACCCGCATCTCATTATACTATACTTTCGGCAAGTGGGCATAATCACATAGTAATCTACGACAAAATAGTTACCCCCTGAGCACAAGATACCAATCCCTGCTGCCGATAAACAGAGATTTGGAGGAATACATCGTGGCAAAGCATATATTGGTTCTTAACTTAGGTTCTTAACTTAGGATCTTAATAAAAAGGTCCACCATCCTACTCGTGTTGTTTTGTGTTGTATTATAATACTTGGTTAAATATTATGATACTGCACTTTTATAATAGTGCAAATTTTGTCGAAAACCAAGTAATTATAATTAAATTTTGAATTGTTTGCAAATTCACTTTTCTCAAAGCCTTGTGGCACACGCGTTACAGAGTTTAAATTTTACTAAGTTAAGTGTCAAAACCCCTAAATCGCTTAAAATATCACATTCACGTTACTGAAAGTGAAATAAACAGGGACTGTTGCAAAAAGCGCTGTAGGGGCAAGTTTCCATGCCTGCCCGCCAGCACAAACCTATGTGCTCAGGCGGGTCGGCGTGGAAACCGCCTCGCTACAGTAGATTTCACAACAGTCCCTGTTTATCTCTTAAATACGTTTACACTTATACTTAAAATAAAAATGCTGGGCATCAAGCAGCAAGCCCAGCATTTTTTTATTCTTATAGTCTTGTCAGTAGTGGACCAATGATCAGGGAGATGGTCCCAGCAACCTTGATCAATGGGTTCATGGCAGGACCGGAGGTATCTTTAGATGGGTCACCAACGGTGTCACCGATAACAGCAGCCTTGTGAGGCTCTGAACCTTTACCACCTAAGTTACCTTGTTCAATCCACTTCTTAGCATTGTCCCAAGCACCACCAGCGTTGGAGAGGAACAGAGCTAACAGTACACCTGTTACAGTTAAACCGGTCAAGAAACCAGCCAGTGCTTTAGCACCCAGCAGGAAACCAACCAGGATTGGGCTACATACAGCAACTAGACCAGGGAAGATCATTTTGGCGATAGCAGCTTTAGTAGCGATGTCTACGCAACGGGCGTAGTCAGGCTTGTTCTTGTATTCCATAATGCCAGGAATCTCACGGAACTGGCGACGAACCTCTTCAACCATATCAAAGGCCGCTTCACCAACGGCGCGCATTGTGCGGGCACCAACCAAGAATGGAACAGCACCACCAATGAACACACCCACCAGAACCATTGGTTCGGTCAAGTTAATTACCAATTCTTCCAAACCAAACTTATGTTTAATACCATCAACATAAGCACTGAACAGAGCCAGAGCGGTTAGCGCTGCGGAACCGATGGCAAAACCTTTGGCGATGGCAGCAGTGGTGTTACCAACTGCGTCCAGTTTGTCAGTCTTCTCACGCACTTCTGGAGGCAGTTCACACATTTCAGCAATACCACCGGCGTTGTCAGCAACCGGACCAAAGGAATCCATTGCCACAATGATACCAGCGGTGGATAACATACCCATAGCAGCCATGGCAATACCGTAGATGGACCACATTACGCCAGCCTCTGGGCTAGGTGCAAAGGATGAAACCATGGCAAATGAGAAGTAAATGGCACCGGCAAAGAACAACATTGGGAATAGTACTGATTCCATACCAACGGATAAACCGTGAATTACGTTGGTGGCCGGGCCAGATTTTGAAGCCTCAGCAATTCTCTTAACAGGTTCTTTACCAGCCGCGGTATAGTACTCTGTTAACCAACCAATGGCTACGTTAACAAT encodes:
- a CDS encoding IclR family transcriptional regulator, with the translated sequence MDSTNEKPKYMIGSVEKACDILLVFDENNTELGVTEIAKKLGLTKSTVHKILLTLEYKGFIAQNESNGKYSLSVKYYQRASSFLNNLKFRHTDSPYFRRNFA
- a CDS encoding sodium-translocating pyrophosphatase produces the protein MTLAYYAAGAGALALIFAFVTLASVLKNDMGTPKMRDLSLAIQEGAMAYMNRQYKTLIPFALVIFVALWGAAFVVTPAEGSHLPVGAPSAISFLVGAICSAIAGYIGMNSTTKSNARTTEAARSRGLAAALDVSFKAGAVMGLSVAGLGLLGVSVLFIIFGDPLVINSFAFGASAIAFFARVGGGIYTKAADVGGDLVGKVEAGIPEDDPRNPATIADNVGDNVGDTAGMGADLFESYAATTIAGMLIGNTLFGFAGIIFPLLIGAAGIVAAIIGTFFVRTSEDGNPQTALNIGIWITNILTAIFTWFIAKRIFPADGVAENGVAYGDVSTGIFLAVVAGLIVNVAIGWLTEYYTAAGKEPVKRIAEASKSGPATNVIHGLSVGMESVLFPMLFFAGAIYFSFAMVSSFAPSPEAGVMWSIYGIAMAAMGMLSTAGIIVAMDSFGPVADNAGGIAEMCELPPEVREKTDKLDAVGNTTAAIAKGFAIGSAALTALALFSAYVDGIKHKFGLEELVINLTEPMVLVGVFIGGAVPFLVGARTMRAVGEAAFDMVEEVRRQFREIPGIMEYKNKPDYARCVDIATKAAIAKMIFPGLVAVCSPILVGFLLGAKALAGFLTGLTVTGVLLALFLSNAGGAWDNAKKWIEQGNLGGKGSEPHKAAVIGDTVGDPSKDTSGPAMNPLIKVAGTISLIIGPLLTRL